A single window of Labeo rohita strain BAU-BD-2019 chromosome 4, IGBB_LRoh.1.0, whole genome shotgun sequence DNA harbors:
- the LOC127164209 gene encoding P2X purinoceptor 4 yields MSLRGCYDCVSSCCFEYSTSKILVIRNKKAGVLNRFTQALVIAYVIGYVCVFKKGYQDTDTVLSSVTTKLKGIALTNTTELGEWIWDVADYVIPPQEYGSFFVLTNMIITPNQTQSKCAENPTSESKCTANKHCQRGFSDTRGNGIRTGRCVNYNKTVKTCEVLSWCPLEKIVDPPNPPLLAAAENFTVFIKNNICYPKFNFNKRNILPDINSSYLALCVFSRKTDPDCPIFRLKDIVREADEDFQTMAVHGGVMGVHIQWDCNLDMPHSWCVPQYTFRRLHNKNPQNNISQGYNFRFAKYYKNSDGTEIRTLIKGYGIRFDVMVFGQAGKFNIVPTLLNIGAGLALLGLVNVICNLIVLWTCMEGRQLYREQKYTYADL; encoded by the exons ATGAGTCTAAGAGGTTGCTATGATTGTGTGAGTTCATGTTGTTTTGAATACTCCACATCAAAAATATTGGTGATAAGGAACAAGAAAGCAGGAGTGCTGAATCGGTTTACTCAGGCTTTAGTCATCGCCTATGTCATTGG gtatgtgtgtgttttcaagAAAGGCTACCAAGACACGGACACTGTCCTCAGCTCTGTCACTACCAAATTGAAAGGTATTGCTTTAACAAACACCACTGAATTGGGCGAATGGATCTGGGATGTGGCTGACTACGTTATCCCACCTCAG GAGTATGGATCATTCTTTGTGCTGACCAACATGATCATCACCCCAAACCAAACACAGTCCAAATGTGCAGAG AATCCAACATCAGAATCCAAGTGCACTGCTAACAAGCATTGCCAGAGAGGCTTCAGTGATACTCGTGGAAATG gtattCGTACAGGCAGATGTGtcaattacaataaaacagttAAGACTTGTGAGGTGTTGTCCTGGTGTCCTTTAGAGAAGATTGTTGATCCCCCAAA TCCACCACTTCTGGCAGCAGCTGAAAACTTCACTGTGTTCATAAAGAATAATATTTGTTATcccaaatttaattttaacaa AAGGAACATCCTACCAGATATAAACAGCTCTTACTTGGCACTGTGTGTGTTCAGCCGTAAGACAGACCCTGACTGCCCAATCTTCAGACTGAAAGACATTGTTAGAGAGGCTGATGAGGATTTTCAGACCATGGCAGTCCAT GGTGGAGTGATGGGGGTTCATATCCAGTGGGACTGTAATCTTGACATGCCACACAGCTGGTGTGTGCCTCAATACACTTTCCGCAGACTACACAACAAAAACCCACAAAATAACATCTCTCAAGGATACAACTTCAG ATTTGctaaatattacaagaacagTGATGGTACAGAGATCAGGACACTTATCAAGGGATATGGTATTCGTTTTGATGTCATGGTATTTGGTCAG GCAGGAAAATTCAACATTGTACCAACACTTTTGAATATAGGGGCAGGCTTGGCACTTCTAGGTCTG GTGAATGTTATCTGTAATTTGATTGTCCTCTGGACATGTATGGAAGGACGCCAACTTTACAGAGAGCAGAAATATACATATGCCGACCTCTGA
- the LOC127164521 gene encoding uncharacterized protein LOC127164521, whose amino-acid sequence MDETMDEDAAGPSRECANPWPHLARLFQFSEQVNDSFRFRCLLCLPKQNFITAYKNSSSNLRKHVKRRHETHLEEYCQLTSTACKRPSEGGTGFKAKQLKLLEAKQVSQKTVDRAILRFIVQGLQSFFLVETPSFQDLIVELQPSSAVMSRTTVRGKIDSATSKMKERLKNEMKKVPYIATTTDCWTARRRSFIGVTAHWLDPCSFERRSAALACRQLRGSHTFDALAAVLTDIHAEYEISLKVVRTTTDNGSNFVKTFRVFGQQDENNNEELVAEDTIEEELGEDCDASDSEEEVEFMDVEAILEEDDGLQYQLPKHHRCACHLLNLVSTVDVDRANKTEAYKKLSRSAFSKCQALWNKASRSPQNAELVEEHCKLHLVQPNSTRWNSSFMAVERVVRIIRDQGEGSVRTVCAALNVPMYSPADIAFLGEYVITMSPVAKSLNILQGEVNIQMGWLLPTITTLTTKLKKFEEAV is encoded by the exons ATGGACGAAACAATGGATGAAGACGCAGCAGGTCCATCCCGGGAATGTGCCAACCCGTGGCCCCACCTCGCCAGACTATTTCAATTTTCTGAACAAGTTAATGATAGTTTTCGCTTCAGGTGTTTGCTGTGTTTACCAAAACAGAACTTCATCACCGCCTACAAAAATTCATCCTCCAACTTGCGGAAGCATGTCAAG AGAAGGCATGAGACACATCTGGAGGAATACTGTCAACTGACTTCAACAGCCTGCAAGAGGCCATCAGAAGGTGGAACAGGCTTCAAGGCGAAGCAACTGAAGCTGCTGGAGGCCAAGCAGGTGTCTCAGAAGACGGTTGATCGGGCTATCCTCCGCTTCATCGTTCAAGGTCTCCAGTCCTTCTTCCTGGTTGAGACACCATCCTTCCAAGACCTTATTGTAGAATTACAACCGAGTAGTGCTGTCATGTCCCGCACAACTGTGCGGGGCAAGATTGATTCAGCTACATCTAAAATGAAAGAACGTCTCAAGAACGAAATGAAAAAGGTACCATACATTGCCACCACTACTGATTGTTGGACGGCCAGGAGAAGGAGCTTTATAGGTGTAACAGCCCACTGGCTCGATCCTTGCAGTTTTGAACGTCGTTCAGCTGCCCTTGCTTGCCGTCAACTAAGGGGCTCTCACACATTTGATGCCTTGGCAGCTGTTTTGACCGACATTCATGCAGAGTATGAAATAAGTCTAAAGGTTGTTAGAACTACAACAGACAACGGGTCGAATTTCGTCAAAACGTTCCGTGTCTTTGGTCAGCAGGACGAAAATAACAATGAAGAGTTAGTTGCAGAAGACACAATCGAAGAAGAATTAGGAGAAGATTGTGATGCATCTGATAGTGAAGAGGAGGTGGAATTCATGGATGTGGAAGCCATTCTGGAGGAAGATGATGGGCTTCAGTATCAGCTGCCGAAACATCATCGGTGTGCATGTCACTTACTAAATTTAGTTTCCACAGTCGATGTTGATCGGGCTAATAAGACAGAAGCTTACAAGAAATTGTCCAGATCAGCCTTTTCTAAGTGTCAGGCACTCTGGAATAAAGCATCAAGGTCTCCTCAAAATGCAGAGCTTGTAGAGGAACACTGTAAGCTTCACTTGGTACAGCCTAATTCAACTCGATGGAACTCCTCTTTCATGGCCGTGGAACGTGTGGTCAGAATCATTAGAGACCAAGGAGAGGGGTCTGTGAGAACGGTCTGTGCTGCACTCAATGTTCCAAT GTACAGTCCGGCTGACATAGCCTTTTTAGGGGAATATGTCATCACCATGAGTCCAGTTGCAAAGTCTTTGAACATACTACAAGGAGAAGTCAACATTCAGATGGGCTGGCTGCTCCCGACAATCACCACCCTCACAACCAAGCTTAAAAA GTTTGAGGAAGCGGTTTGA